A single Synechococcales cyanobacterium T60_A2020_003 DNA region contains:
- a CDS encoding homocysteine biosynthesis protein, with protein sequence MRTLADINTKIEAKQVTVWTVEDVKARVGEMSIAEIAKSVDVITSGTFEPMESSGAILNLGHTDPPIKIRQCWLDGVLAYSGFGAVDLYLGATQPTDYGTGSEPNDTDEPRERGGGHVIADLIAGKSVHLRAIGQVTDCYTRASFETTITRDTINQFYLYNPRNLYQNFIVGVNGGDRPLFTYLGPLQPRLGNAVYSNPGAISPLFNDPELQLLGIGSRIFLGGGVGYIAWEGTQHFPLQKRLPNQTPVGPAATLALIGDARQMNPRWVRGCFFRGYGPSIMLGVGVAFPVIDEEVVRRCAIQDQDVVAPVVDFSIPRRVRPTFGLVSYAQLKSGRITIDGKTVRTAPLASIHLSRQVAEELKTWIEQGTFTLTEPVMPLPMDTLFRAQERWSGQINLE encoded by the coding sequence ATGCGAACCCTGGCCGATATCAATACCAAAATTGAGGCAAAACAAGTAACGGTTTGGACGGTTGAAGACGTTAAAGCGCGGGTCGGTGAGATGAGCATTGCCGAAATCGCCAAATCGGTAGATGTCATTACCTCCGGAACCTTCGAGCCGATGGAGTCTTCCGGTGCCATTCTGAACTTAGGCCATACCGATCCACCAATTAAAATTCGTCAATGTTGGTTGGATGGCGTACTAGCCTACTCCGGGTTTGGCGCTGTGGATTTGTACCTGGGGGCAACTCAGCCTACGGACTATGGCACGGGAAGTGAGCCGAACGACACCGACGAGCCCCGGGAACGGGGGGGTGGGCATGTGATCGCGGATCTCATTGCCGGGAAGTCGGTTCATTTACGAGCCATTGGGCAAGTGACGGATTGTTATACCCGTGCCTCCTTTGAAACCACGATTACGCGGGACACGATTAATCAGTTTTATCTCTACAACCCACGCAACCTGTACCAAAACTTTATTGTGGGGGTGAATGGGGGCGATCGCCCACTCTTCACCTACCTGGGTCCTCTTCAACCGCGCCTAGGGAATGCGGTCTACTCTAATCCAGGGGCAATTTCACCGCTTTTTAACGATCCAGAACTGCAACTGTTGGGCATTGGCTCCCGCATTTTCCTGGGTGGGGGTGTGGGCTATATCGCCTGGGAAGGGACACAGCATTTCCCCCTCCAAAAACGTTTACCTAATCAAACCCCAGTTGGCCCTGCCGCAACCTTAGCGTTAATCGGCGATGCTCGCCAGATGAATCCCCGATGGGTACGGGGATGTTTTTTCCGAGGGTATGGGCCATCCATCATGTTGGGGGTAGGGGTGGCGTTTCCGGTGATTGATGAAGAAGTTGTGCGGCGCTGCGCGATTCAGGATCAGGATGTAGTTGCACCTGTGGTTGATTTTTCGATTCCCCGCCGAGTGCGACCCACCTTTGGACTGGTCAGCTATGCCCAACTCAAGTCAGGCCGGATCACCATTGACGGTAAGACGGTTAGAACTGCCCCCCTCGCCAGCATTCACCTATCACGCCAGGTTGCAGAGGAATTGAAGACGTGGATTGAGCAAGGAACCTTTACGCTCACGGAACCCGTAATGCCGCTGCCAATGGATACGCTGTTCCGCGCTCAAGAGCGCTGGAGTGGACAGATCAATTTGGAGTAG